AATGTCTGTGCTTGTAGCCATCGCTGAGTATACTGCTGTGCAATATCAGACATAGCCCCAACATAGGTAGATAGTGTTCGGGGTTTAAACGCTTGAGCTAACAGCTTACGACGGTTTCGATGCAGTTCTCCTGTTTGGATCACCAGCGACAAGGGGCCGAGTAACGCTTTCGTTGTTGGAGGCCAGCTGGCCACAAAATACTTATTCTCGTTGGTGAGTACAAACTGATTCGCCTCCATTCCACGAATCACGATGGCAGGACGGCCTAACAAACGAGTTTTGAAAATAGCGCCGTAAGCTTCATGTTGCTTGGTGATAAAATCCGGATCCCGCAAGAACTGCAGTGATTTACCAATCACGGGTAAGCCTAAACTACCAGGGGGGAGCGGAGGATGATTGGAGAGATTGGAAGTTGTCATAGGGAAAAATTGCTAGATGGATCGAAGAAGACACACGCTACACATTCGAGAAGTACTCGATACTATGATCTACCGTATATTCAGTCACCGTACGCTTGCATAAAGGATAGATTTCCTGAAAAGATATCTAAACTGCCCACAGGGAATATCATCGGGGGGAAAGAAATGCTTCAGCAACTGTGTTTCTGGCTCTACTAAAACGATACCGTTGAGCCTTTTAAATCAGCCAACAATTGAGCATATCTCGGTTTAGCTAAATAGCTGACTGCAATAGCGGGCATCCTAAGTAATAGTGTTGTCATCCATTTTGCTCTCTTAATTTGTGAGTTTATCTGAGTCCCTATCGATTTTAGAGAATCCTGATGTTTCGATCGCATTAGGGAAACTGATTATTGCGATCGCATCTGCCACATCAGAAACGGAAGTCTATGCCACCGTTGCAGCCTACATTCCTGACATTCTTCCGGTCGATCGAACCAGTATTATCCTCCTGACCGAAGATGGCCAAGAACTAGAGATTTATGCCCTTCATGGGATAGAAGGCGTCAGTCCGATTGGTAAGACTATTCCTTGTGACGGCACAGCTGCAGGATTAGCAGTGCGAACAGGGCAACCCCAGGTAAACTGGGCGTCTCCCGACAGTCCCTATCTCGATATCGTCCGTCTGTCTGCAGAGGGCATGTCTCTATTCGTCAGCGTACCGTTGATGATTCATGGTCAAGCCATCGGGGCAGTGAATGCGGCTTTCTCCAATCCAACTTTGGCTGAGACGCAAATTCTTAGCCTTTTGACTCAAATCACGACCTTGATTTCCACCAACCTGGAGCGGCAAATTCTGCTCAAACAGACCCAGGTGGCCATGGAAGGGTATCGATCCCAAGCTGAGCAACTGCAGGTACTGAACGAAATTGCCCGCAAACTATCCGGGCACTGTTCATTTCAGGGTTACAGATCTAGTCCACAGTTGAATGAAATCAAGACATTTTGAGATCTCGGGTATGGCGATCAGGGATACTCTTTCAATGTCGTAAACTTCTGCCCAACAAATCCTAAAGATGAATTCCTCTTCCTGTGTCGCCTCTACTCTTTCTCCATGCCAGCGCCAGGAGTTAGCCCTTCAGGTTTTGACCAAGACTGAACCCGTCACCAACCTCGCTAAAGAACACCAAGTCAGTCGCAAGTTTCTCTATCAACAATCCAACAAGGCAAATGACGCTTTGGAAGCAGCTTTCTCGCCATCT
The genomic region above belongs to Acaryochloris sp. CCMEE 5410 and contains:
- a CDS encoding GAF domain-containing protein, which translates into the protein MSLSESLSILENPDVSIALGKLIIAIASATSETEVYATVAAYIPDILPVDRTSIILLTEDGQELEIYALHGIEGVSPIGKTIPCDGTAAGLAVRTGQPQVNWASPDSPYLDIVRLSAEGMSLFVSVPLMIHGQAIGAVNAAFSNPTLAETQILSLLTQITTLISTNLERQILLKQTQVAMEGYRSQAEQLQVLNEIARKLSGHCSFQGYRSSPQLNEIKTF